aaatgcatggatgcagctctggccctgttgcggctccagggcgtccgtGTTTGAACCACTTAGACGATTGGCAGGTTTTAGCGCAATCGCAGACTCAAGCACATTCTCATCGGGTTCTTGTGCTGAATCACTTAAGAGCCTGGGCTTACACACGAATTTTCAGAGAAGTGTTTTATCTcctctcaacggataacctttctgggaatagaattggactctcgcgcgatgacagccaAGCTTTTTGTCCCGCGCACTCAGTCGATTGCATCATGCGTGTGGCGCTTCAAAGTGGGTCGCACAGTGACAGCGAGattgtgcctcagacttttaggtctaatggcagcggcattccccgtaatttgtctggggttacttcacatgcgcccttttcagtggaaaaatgGGCGAAAAGatgaaatatttcaccccgttgtcttccgcatcggacgatttcggtgacacggagttgtgtgatgttgttaaaactatggatgccaaccgaatttctcctaccagagttcggctggggatttgtgctttcccagagaccgtcacgacgaatgcgtctttgaccggttggggtgctgtttgtcaagggcgaccagcccacggagtgtgaacagcggcacaacgcagttggtatataaacaggttggaattactggcagtttttctggctctccggTAATTtgcgaatctgctgatcggccgtcttgtgctgcttagatcagacaacacagcggttgtgtcatacctgaatcatcaggaaggattacgctctcgccccctgtgcaggctggcgagacatgttcttctttggtctcagaacaaaTTTCTGTCTATCCGAgctgttcatgtccccggacgtttgaacttcggagcggatatgctatccagacaggctctggaacaaggggaatggagattacaccccaAACGATGAATCTCTTATGGCCTACGCATTGCCCACTATGCTTCTCCCCATTGCCCCTGGGCTTTGCTGTGTTAGCTCACagttggcccaggaccagtctgtatgttTTTCCCCGATtcatttgatcccagcggtattatcctAATAGGCTGGACGGAGTGGAACAGCTACtactggtggctccgcgatggcacacgcagccgtggtttgcggatctgatcagtctgctagcgggctctccatgaagtttcccctcagacaggatttattatcacaagcacagggactgatttggcacccgaggccagatctttGGAAAATGTGGGCGTGGCCTCTGAGCAGAGTGAGTtggtatgtcccggtctttctgttgaaactacCGAGACTAttctgaattctagagcagcttctacgagatgcttatatgctttcaagtgaagactgtttacgacctggtgtgaaaatcgtaatgtggatccagtttactgcccagtggtttcagtgctggagttccttcaGGATCGTTTTTCGAATAGAGTGACGCCAGTCACtctaaggtttacgtggcagctatTCAGCTTACCACAAATATATAGACGGTACCTCAGTGGACCGTTATCCActggtttctcgtttcatacagggtgcgtgacggctgaggcctttccgccccgtgcgagtccttcatgggatttatccattgtgtttcAGGGTTATTAGGGCATCTGTTGAGCCCTTGGAAACTGTACCAGTTAAAATCCTGACTCTGAAGACACTTcttatggctttatcctccctcaagagagttggggatttacaggctctttctgtctcaccctcgtgcatggaatttgcaccgggatcTATGTAGGTGTTGTTGCGACCGAGGCCTAATTATGTTCCTAGGTCACATCTAATCCCTTTCGCTCTCAGCAAATGGTCCTGGAAGCTTTGTCCCCTGCTGAGGCAGGGTCAGAAGATCTAGGTCTTGCCCCTTAgggctttaaagacttatgtgtaTCTTACAGCCCCATGGcgtgagtctgaccagctgtttgtctgtttggacAAAAGAGtaaggccatgcggttacaaacagtgcatgtcccattggctggtggaggcaatatctttggcctatgaggcgcgcagactcgcttcgcccttaggagttaaagctcattccactagagctgtggcttcttctcaagcttttctcagtggatcttctatggatgatatctgtgctgcggcaggatggtcctcaccgagcacttttatctaGTCCTACAGTCtgaatgtgaggatggctcctggctcccgggttctctccgctgaGCAGATACTTCCTTggatcccagctatcaggtacgtcaggcgttttggtatagcgttcccatacgtggtgacgtcaccgcagcatcgaagtgacctatgaaagggaacatctcagttacgtatgtaaccatggttccctgaatagggaacgagatgctgcggtcccGGCCGTGCCGTACCTtgatagcattcttcttcttcagtcatgaaatctgagcgaaatggcgcgcggcacccgggtatacgatgcgtacgcatgcgtagggcggtgccaagcgctatttggccaataggattggcgggatggtatagggcttcagacattcgtcacaccgaaggtgttcccatacgtggtgacgtcaccacagcatctcgttccctattcagtgaaccatggttacatacgtaaccgagatgttcttCAGCGATCGCCCTTGTGTCTAGTTCCTATAACTTAGTTCCTATAAATACACAGTACAAACATGATATAAGACAGAAGTTGACCTGTTACAGTATACTGCTGTATCTCAGAGAAAACCTCAAACAGGAAACATCATCAAAGAGAAAAGATATGGCCTCCTACGCAAagacaaacatattttacatttcagtcGGATTTTGGCTCAGTTTAGGTGAGAGAATgatattgtgttgtgtttgtttggaatGGATCCTGTTCATCATTTCTGAAATGACAAATTATGTGCTGTTcattgtgttttaatgtgttttatgtaaAGACAACTAATTAAGAAGTGATTTAATATTAATCATGAACATAACAATGGtttgtgtgttgtttgtttaGGTTTTGAAAGATACAGCGGTTGGTCAGACCATGTATTAACTGTTCAGACTGGAGGATCTGTCACTATCCCATGTTATTATGACAAGAAATACACACAGCAGAAGAAATCCTGGTACTCAGTGATTGATCAAACatccacatacacaaacacaacagagcaGAATCTATCAGTAATTGATCATCCTGATCAGAGTCTCTTTACTGTGACTATGAGAaacctgcagaacaaacacactgGAAATTATTATTGTGTTGCGGATAttggagaaaacaaaacaaatataacatACGAGGTTTATCTCAAGATTCAGTCTGGTAAgacattttataattgttttaatatcatTCTGATGTTCAGTTCTCTTAAACTCTTTCTTTTATTCCTTGTGTATTTtataatcacaaataaatgtgtgtgtgtgtgtgtgtgtgtgtgtgtgtgtgtgtgtgttcagctcctGATGTGTCTGTGGTGAGCAGCAGTGTATCTGGACATGAAGGTGGTGATATCAGTGTTCAGTGTCTCTACAGTTCTGGATATCAGAATAAAACCAAACGTTGGTGCAGATATAAAGATCAGAGATGTTACACAGTGGGGAGGACTGACACATCCCAGAATTCATCAGTCCAGATCAGTGATGATGATGGGAGAAGATCCTTCACTGTGATGATGACTGGACTGAGACGGACTGATTCTGGCTGGTACTTCTGCTCTGTAGGAGAGACACTGAATCCTGTTTATCTCACTGTAGAAGAAggtaaaacttatttaaaacggTTTCAAATAGTATAAATCCATTATCAATACTATAAAAGTTCTGCTGTTAGaaaaataatctatttttattttgacagaaagTGTGAACACAGACATCGGCGCTGAGAAGTACAAGTTAGTATAAAAAAATTCCCAACAAATGTGTGATTTATTCTTTAGCAACATATAAACTTCGGTTGTCTTTAATGATCCataatatattacagttttttttacagacgctaggacacatttctcaatacttaggtcacttttgcagaactcttcacacagttctcctaaccaactttcagcttggcaaagcagttcatttcacattcaaaatgcactacAACTACAAAACACTTTATTCAGGTCTCAAATCAACTCATTCTTCCAGAACACTAGCAAAGGTTCACAGCCGACAAACACACTTTGTCACCCACAAAACAATGACctaaaaaacactaacaacatgtagcattatacaatattttcttgtgtaaaacaagGACACATCCCTGTTTACAATTCACTGTAATATATGTTACTGGAATGAATCAGAAATGATGCAgaattcatcaatattttatgtcgtttacttattttagttttttttgcactgaGTAAATCCAAAATAGAGGAATTTGTATACACACCATCCACTGATACAGATACAATAGTAATGCTAATCTACAAATTGTCCAGTTGTTTTTATAGCAtttgattttaagatttaaaatatatttatatattaaaatatactgtagaaatgtagcaaattgctgtcttacagttttttacagacgctaggacacatttctcaatacttaggtcacttttcaaaactcttcacacagtgagcaAAACAGAAGTCTATGTGGGCTAAACTGAGGATCATtttgctttggcacaaaatgcattcaatgactacatctctcaaatttcatgaaatcttttctcactcagacacaacaactgccaaaactctttgtatgtaCAAGTCAATTTGTACATGCTTAcaaactgttttcaaaactgcTAAACTTctgttcaaaacaataacataatacaaaACTGAATAAGACATTCAActacatttctacagtaatatttgaatgaaatatattttaaatcttaaaattaaatgctataatAACAATTACATAACTAATAACAATTAGCATTACTATTGTATCTGTATCAGTGGATGGTGTGTATACAAATTCTTGTATTTTGGATTTActcagtgcaaaaaaataaaaataaaaataaataaacgacataaaatattgacaaattcTGCATCATGTCTGATTCATTCCAGTAACATATATTGCAGTGATTTATAAACAGAGATGTATCCTTGTTTTCCACAAGAAAGCATCATATAATGCTAcatgttgttagtgttttttagGTCTTTGTTTTGTGGGTGACAAAGTGTGTTTGTCGGCTGTGAACCTTTGCTAGTGTTCTGGAAGAATGAGTTGATTTGAGACCTGAATAAAGTGTTTTGTAGTTgtagtgcattttgaatgtgaaatgaactgctttgccaagctgaaagttggttaggagaactgtgtgaagagttctgcaaaagtgacctaagtattgagaaatgtgtcctagcgtctgtaaaaaactgtatttagtTTTGTATCGTTATTGTTTTGAACATAACtttaacagttttgaaaacagtatgTAAGCATGTAAATTGGCCTGTTTGTACAAAGAGTTTTGGCAGTTGTTGTGTCTGAGTGAGAAAAGAATTCATGAAATTTGAGAGATGtagtcattgaatgcattttgtgccaaagcaatgataactgatcctcagtttagcccacatagacttctgttgtgctcactgtgtgaagagttttgcaaaagtgtGTATCCAAATGAATCCAAATTTCTAAAAAGGCATAACCATCCCACAAACCACAAAAGGGCTCAGGTGCAGGACAGAAATGGAACAATTACAAGCAAAGAAAGCAAATGAATTGTTTGCACAGTGATGCAACttctcaaaaaaatgttttaataaaatatattaaaacaaatattttccgTCATGGAAGGTGTAGAAACATGTTCAGTTCTAATATTTGCCTAATGATTGTGtgctattgtattttatttttcagatggcGTTTCTGTATGTCCACATCAAACTGAAAGATCAGATGATTAGAAAATCATTGATAAAAAGATTGATGTTCTGCTcttctgtgtatgtgtgcatgcattagatgtctacattttctaaatacttataaatgtatttaaatatgatttaattcaaGCAACAAACAAatgagtaatataataatattttttctttcttttttttattgggtTTGATCTCGATTCAGTATCAgttaatgtatatactgtaaaaaagtGATTCAACAAAAATCTTTTGTTGAATCCAGTTGAATGTGTTTTTTAAGCACAATTTTAAACTTGGTTTAAATTCAGTTATTTGCTTGCTTTCATTGTGTGTAATTATgcaagttttattaaaaaaggatGTAGACCTATGTAACGCATTCAAACTTCCTAatcatcaggaagaaggaggcgggaaccggcggaaaATCAAACagaaattttaataattcaaaatgtgaaaaaaaggggtggtgttggcgcagtgagACTGTGAGACACTAATGTGTCCATGAGCAAGACACTTCACTGCACTTAGgagtgcgacctctgacatatgtagcaattgtaagtcgctttggataaaagcgtcagctaaatgaataaaatgtaaatgtaaaataaacacaaaacagcgcattagcccctcacggacgactgatgcacacaaataaaaaccaaacataaaataaagcccaggcctggtcctctctcgtccttcactgtcatcagTTTTATATCCTTTGATTTCCTACGTAGGACTCGCCCGTTCCCACGGCCCTTGGCCCCACCCACTCATCACAGAGTTCTACTCCATTTCTCCTACGTTCTGATCACAAAACAGACTAAAATAACTAGTT
Above is a genomic segment from Carassius auratus strain Wakin unplaced genomic scaffold, ASM336829v1 scaf_tig00036640, whole genome shotgun sequence containing:
- the LOC113082659 gene encoding polymeric immunoglobulin receptor-like produces the protein MASYAKTNIFYISVGFWLSLGFERYSGWSDHVLTVQTGGSVTIPCYYDKKYTQQKKSWYSVIDQTSTYTNTTEQNLSVIDHPDQSLFTVTMRNLQNKHTGNYYCVADIGENKTNITYEVYLKIQSAPDVSVVNSSVSGHEGGDISVQCLYSSGYQNKVKQWCRYKDQRCYTSQNSSVQIRDDDGRRSFTVLITGLRRTDSGWYYCSVGDLQVPVQLTVTEPKRAFTTIPATAPSDSEADM